In Theileria equi strain WA chromosome 4 map unlocalized gcontig_1105316255033, whole genome shotgun sequence, the following are encoded in one genomic region:
- a CDS encoding hypothetical protein (encoded by transcript BEWA_013740A) codes for MPPSSSGVIIDISENTHPGIARYYGGHSKLDVKLEKLEFPKGSGFWKFKHVKNGGKPFKIANVTYKDNESIQLSELQINDHDDIKHLAVWYWNNDPDLGAPLLIEIFKNGLYTYHYNKGNNEWRPLPENPYSKTPLSGKPLEAQLEYLNCQHYKSVILDLSKNISEGTRTYCCVYHNTRHKVTVSKDFVTVDSSSLPFYKHHIGVGTTLSGIKYYLNGETNDKRGVKLSGYPFPIPDVKAVYAVYCKDGAPKLLYIEKTKGTGWFKQNTSDIWIEVLDGVPGPDKTGKGGSSDGFKQLVGALNDAGCLSHQPLSPQTSSSGVTINIKQHTAKPGSTIYPSGSGFWKFIHIKNSPGDQSFEVEKVIFGDNSKDITREIGISPNDKITQLSVWYWKGDQGMTNPLLVEVLKDGKYTYTSNKGGGGNNLTWQQLPRRDSESYPLQGEALEQELDNLNCYNNNVVTLNLSLKNPKTYRNGHSYCCKEHGCGREKVSVSKDFITVGSSPIPYLKHEVDQNSKVAAIKYNDSKGDRKRITSNGLQFPIDGPTSISVFYCQRKPVLIHVESNGNPRIKSWYKQRDGDTWEETLNGAPNPDEIDDGFKQLVEELRSVGCRNLKTHAEPSKPSSRPGIDSDPGLRGPKGEKDPQTITYPAIPTPEVRQEASPGSSEVPQTPHKPAVKETASGDTTPSISNPHDGAINPEDQGKTAKDTTDSASSPNLKNKLLDLLDYKILFLLLILLLLLMLAVRRRRRKKYLNLLLKLLVTSPPTESKKASTEVPQDATTSLLISLVLLSLILLPLKLFLP; via the exons ATGCCTCCTTCTTCATCTGGCGTTATCATAGACATAAGCGAGAATACTCATCCTGGGATTGCTAGATATTATGGAGGCCATAGTAAACTAGATGTTAAGCTGGAAAAGTTGGAGTTTCCAAAGGGTTCTGGCTTTTGGAAGTTCAAACATGTCAAGAATGGTGGAAAACCTTTCAAGATTGCTAATGTTACATACAAAGACAATGAGAGCATCCAGCTCAGCGAACTGCAAATTAATGATCATGATGACATTAAACATCTTGCAGTATGGTACTGGAACAATGACCCAGATCTAGGTGCCCCTCTACTAATAGAGATATTCAAAAATGGACTTTACACTTATCACTACAACAAGGGTAATAACGAATGGCGACCACTTCCCGAAAATCCATATTCTAAGACTCCGCTCTCCGGCAAACCCCTCGAGGCTCAACTGGAATATCTCAACTGCCAACATTATAAATCGGTAATTTTGGATCTTAGCAAGAATATATCTGAAGGGACAAGGACGTATTGTTGCGTTTACCATAATACTAGACATAAGGTTACAGTTAGCAAGGATTTTGTTACTGTTGATTCTTCATCCCTTCCATTCTACAAGCATCACATTGGCGTCGGAACTACACTTTCTGGTATAAAATACTACCTAAATGGAGAGACTAATGACAAGAGGGGTGTAAAATTAAGTGGATACCCGTTTCCCATTCCTGATGTCAAAGCCGTATATGCGGTTTACTGCAAAGATGGTGCTCCAAAACTTTTATACATAGAAAAGACCAAAGGCACAGGTTGGTTCAAGCAAAATACTAGTGATATTTGGATAGAAGTCTTGGACGGAGTTCCTGGTCCAGATAAAACCGGAAAAGGTGGCAGTAGTGACGGCTTTAAACAACTTGTTGGCGCACTAAATGACGCTGGTTGTCTAAGCCATCAACCTTTGTCTCCCcaaacttcttcatctggTGTTACTATTAACATAAAGCAGCATACCGCTAAACCTGGAAGTACTATATATCCTTCTGGCTCTGGTTTCTGGAAGTTCATTCATATAAAGAACAGTCCTGGAGACCAGTCTTTTGAGGTGGAGAAAGTAATATTTGGAGACAATAGTAAGGATATTACGAGAGAGATAGGGATTAGTCCGAATGATAAAATTACGCAGCTATCAGTATGGTACTGGAAGGGAGACCAGGGAATGACAAATCCCCTACTTGTAGAGGTACTCAAAGATGGAAAGTATACATACACATCTAACAAGGGAGGTGGTGGTAATAACTTAACTTGGCAACAACTTCCTAGAAGAGATAGTGAGAGTTATCCACTCCAGGGTGAAGCCCTTGAACAAGAACTTGATAACCTGAACTGTTACAACAACAATGTAGTTACCTTGAATTTATCCCTCAAAAATCCCAAGACTTATCGCAATGGACACTCGTATTGTTGCAAAGAACATGGTTGTGGTCGAGAAAAGGTATCCGTTAGTAAGGACTTTATCACTGTTGGCTCTTCACCTATTCCATATCTCAAACATGAGGTTGATCAAAATTCAAAAGTGGCAGCTATTAAGTACAATGATAGCAAAGGTGataggaagagaataactTCTAATGGTCTACAGTTTCCCATAGATGGTCCGACTAGTATTAGTGTCTTCTACTGCCAAAGGAAACCAGTACTCATACATGTCGAAAGCAATGGAAACCCTAGGATCAAAAGTTGGTACAAGCAAAGGGATGGTGATACATGGGAAGAAACTTTGAATGGAGCTCCTAATCCGGACGAAATTGACGATGGCTTTAAACAACTTGTGGAGGAACTAAGGAGTGTTGGCTGTCGAAACCTGAAAACACATGCTGAACCTTCTAAACCCTCATCTCGACCAGGTATTGATAGTGATCCTGGACTTAGAGGGCCTAAAGGTGAAAAGGATCCACAAACTATTACCTATCCTGCTATTCCTACTCCTGAAGTTAGACAAGAAGCTTCTCCTGGTTCTTCTGAAGTTCCTCAAACTCCTCATAAACCCGCTGTTAAAGAAACTGcttctggagatactaCTCCATCCATATCTAATCCTCATGATGGAGCTATAAACCCTGAAGATCAAGGTAAAACTGCTAAAGATACCACTGATTCCGCTTCTTCTCCTAATCTCAAGAACAAGTTGCTAGACCTTCTGGACTACAAAATCCTATTCTTGCTCTTGATTCTTCTGTTGCTCCTGATGTTAGCAGTAAGGAGACGGAGGAGGAAAAAGTACCTTAATCTGCTCCTAAAACTACTG GTGACTTCACCTCCCACCGAATCTAAGAAAGCCTCTACAGAAGTCCCTCAGGATGCTACTACTTCCCTCCTAATATCTCTGGTTCTGCTATCGCTAATACTTCTACCTCTGAAGCTCTTCCTACCATAG
- a CDS encoding conserved hypothetical protein (encoded by transcript BEWA_013750A) — protein sequence MSISATKFVDNGELKRVIDKGKEGYNIHCYKRSTLIINDSIKLMKLYIHLNPEISMIFNVLEPEWIQHMMDASEGKWVKSQTSRGLSSGHPDTYQTTVSETRKSQSAIFEHEETDVIAKIERRVALVAGIGVEFLEKLVMVKYNPGDYFKEHHDGSFRTATILLYLNDVEGGETVFPNLGLAIKPVGNSAVFWRNLNGENEMDERMIHAGTTPKVGTKYVVNCFFNVEAIRNDD from the exons ATGTCGATTTCAGCCACAAAATTCGTCGACAACGGGGAGCTTAAGAGGGTAATTGATAAGGGGAAAGAGGGTTACAACATCCACTGCTACAAAAGGAGCACTTTGATCATCAATGACAGCATAAAACTCATGAAGCTCTACATCCACCTAAACCCAGAAATCTCCATGATATTCAATGTACTGGAACCAGAATGGATTCAGCACATGATGGACGCGAGTGAGGGCAAATGGGTCAAGAGCCAAACCTCTAGAGGACTAAGTAGTGGACACCCG GACACCTACCAAACGACTGTTAGTGAGACCAGAAAGAGTCAAAGTGCAATATTTGAGCATGAAGAGACTGATGTAATCGCAAAAATTGAACGCAGAGTTGCGCTAGTCGCAGGAATTGGCGTAGAGTTTTTAGAAAAACTGGTCATGGTAAAGTATAACCCAGGGGACTATTTCAAAGAACATCACGATGGATCATTTAGAACCGCAACAATTTTACTCTACTTAAATG ATGTGGAAGGAGGAGAGACTGTTTTCCCAAATCTAGGGCTCGCAATAAAACCAGTTGGAAATTCGGCTGTTTTTTGGAGAAACTTGAATGGTGAAAATGAAATGGACGAAAGGATGATACATGCAGGAACAACACCAAAAGTAGGCACAAAATATGTGGTCAATTGTTTTTTTAACGTAGAAGCGATACGAAATGATGACTAG
- a CDS encoding hypothetical protein (encoded by transcript BEWA_013760A), which yields MSKNINLDISKRTENDEDVFYSGGKFQYFAGNGYVTLVKKDTTKIKVRDLEGALREEKEETLKGYRVYDHIIPNNLLEQGYYLNAITYDGKPQKGFYDISLYATASVFFFSHDEENSLPLLIKLTRTIDDTSHIFDYYRFTGKKKTWSRENITNGSQLFTRLPEIATDLEYPLVLNLDSVGEYCINGQTTTKNFDYRIPKVRSELQSEYINYQYRKHSVIVESQIRLVSTVKEGNPIPFKRAKKFNRSYSEINVYYWELDYSYSQPLLIQLGNEDEFYTIQRKTWKIDHSISSTTLYTHLEKKSCKYNDAHIIDISNPNDYYFCSNCHGKMISVRHEKNIHQYDRHLHTIDATKFSISGFKDSQTPQSGLPSAKDVSNVCVYSYVGTPFLLQINQEADGHSWYRRGENDKWIVSLESLGEEDKIVSNILAETLRDPELKGKFLETAYHALQRHKSSEGSDTSSESSNLHTVSSREQNSTNTVAAAAGGTVGGVTVTGLGTLELYNFFTNSTRSVTRIILATFSKPM from the coding sequence ATGtccaaaaatataaatttagacatttcaaagagAACcgaaaatgatgaagatgtgTTTTATAGTGGAGGTAAATTTCAGTATTTTGCAGGAAATGGATATGTAACTTTGGTAAAGAAAGATACAACAAAGATAAAGGTTAGGGATCTTGAAGGTGCACTcagagaagaaaaagaagaaacgCTTAAAGGATATAGGGTATACGACCATATTATTCCAAACAACCTTTTAGAGCAGGGTTACTACTTGAATGCAATAACTTATGATGGCAAACCACAAAAAGGATTTTATGATATTTCGCTCTATGCCACAGCTTCAGTATTTTTCTTTTCAcatgatgaagaaaactCACTCCCACTATTGATAAAATTAACAAGGACTATAGACGACACATCACATATATTTGATTACTATAGATTTACCGGGAAGAAGAAGACTTGGTCAAGAGAAAATATTACGAATGGATCCCAACTATTTACAAGGCTCCCAGAAATAGCCACCGATCTAGAGTATCCATTAGTCCTAAACCTTGATTCAGTTGGAGAATATTGTATAAATGGACAAACTACTactaaaaattttgattaTAGAATTCCAAAGGTGAGATCTGAGCTTCAAAGTGAATATATTAATTATCAATATCGTAAACATAGTGTGATTGTAGAGTCTCAAATTCGACTTGTATCTACAGTAAAGGAGGGAAATCCGATACCATTCAAAAGAGCCAAAAAATTTAATCGTTCTTACAGTGAAATTAATGTCTATTACTGGGAACTTGATTATAGCTACAGCCAGCCACTCctaattcaacttggaaatgaagatgagTTTTACACTATTCAGAGGAAGACTTGGAAAATAGACCATTCTATAAGTTCTACGACACTTTATACCCACTTAGAAAAGAAGTCCTGTAAATATAATGATGCCCATATCATTGACATTTCTAACCCAAACGACTATTATTTTTGTTCTAATTGCCATGGAAAAATGATTTCTGTGAGACATGAAAAAAATATCCATCAATATGATCGGCACCTTCACACAATAGACGCTACTAAGTTTTCAATATCCGGATTTAAGGACAGCCAAACACCCCAAAGCGGGTTACCATCCGCCAAAGATGTGTCAAATGTTTGCGTATATAGTTACGTTGGAACACCTTTTTTACTTCAAATCAACCAAGAAGCGGATGGACATAGTTGGTATAGAAGGGgagaaaatgataaatggaTCGTATCACTTGAGTCTTTGGGAGAAGAAGACAAAATTGTTTCTAATATACTTGCTGAAACTTTGCGAGACCCTGAATTGAAAGGCAAATTTTTAGAAACGGCTTATCATGCATTACAGAGGCATAAATCCAGTGAAGGATCAGATACATCTTCTGAGTCCTCAAATTTACATACTGTCTCTTCTAGAGAACAGAATTCCACAAATACGGTAGCAGCTGCAGCTGGAGGAACCGTTGGAGGTGTAACAGTAACTGGATTGGGCACCCTTGAACTGTATAACTTCTTTACCAATTCCACAAGGAGTGTTACTAGAATTATACTTGCCACATTCAGTAAACCAATGTAG